GCCCGCGCGACCAAACGTTGCGCGGCGGAGAGTTCGGCACCGACTACTTCCTCATGAACGGCAAGATGCACGAGGCCATTCCGCCGATCGTGGTCAGCGAGGGTGACAAGGTGCGCATCCGGCTCATCAATGCCGGCAATGTGCCGCACCCGTTCCATACCCATGGGCACTCGTTCAAGATCGTGGCGACCGATGGCAATCCTGTGCCCGAATCGGCCCAGCTGACCAAGGACACGGTGCTGGTGGCGCCAGGGGAGCGCTACGACATCGAGTTCGTGGCCAACAATCCGGGGGTCTGGATGGTGCATTGCCACATCGAGAATCACGCCGATAACGGCATGATGACAGTGATTCAGTACGAAGGCGCTGTGCCTCCGGGTCCGCTCGGCGAGAACTGGGATCCGACCGGTGAGAAAACCGTGCCCATGCATGCTCCTGCCGTGACCGGCGACAACGGCATGCAGATGAACCACGGCACTACGCACGATGCGCCCGCGGCAACCAGCGTCGCGTCACCTGAGCCGTTCGAAGTGATCGAAAGCGATACCGGCACCACGGTCATCCTTTCCGACAATCGCTTCGCGCCGAAATCGATCACCGTCAAGGCGGGCACGCCGCTGACCTTTGTCAACGAAGGAGCCAACTGGCATAGCGTTGCTGGCGCCGATGGGGCGATCGACATTCCGCAGCTTGCCGCAGGTCAGTCGGAATCGGTCGTCATCGACACGCCTGGCACGTACAACCTTGTCTGCAAGCATCATCTGCTGCAGGGCATGACAGCGAAGCTCATCGTTACCGAATAGCACGCGACAGCGGAGGAGGAGCCGCTGAATGGGGAAAGGAGGAACTTCGGGTAAGTCGGTTACGTGGATAGTGGATTTCGATCGAAGTAAGTGGAGAAAACGCAATGAACTCGTATGACGCAGATCGCATTCGTAACGCATTTCAAGTTGCATCTGGACCCGTAGCTCGCACCATCGATCGCCGATCGCTGCTCAAGACGGGCGGGGCGCTCGGGCTCACAGGGCTGGTTATGGCAATGCTGCCCGGTGG
Above is a window of Thermomicrobiales bacterium DNA encoding:
- a CDS encoding multicopper oxidase domain-containing protein, whose translation is MLTALLCVGVLAGLAAVVGGDRLTGLGAATEPPVKEFHLTAKETEVELQPGTTVKAWTYNGIMPGPEIRVTEGDRVRVTLTNELPTGTTIHWHGVDVPNAMDGPAGLSQAPVEPGESFTYEFIATPGGTRWYHTHTDVSTQILLGLYGAFIVEPKGGLPEIDRDYTYILTEWDAELTPAVALGEEPRGPRDQTLRGGEFGTDYFLMNGKMHEAIPPIVVSEGDKVRIRLINAGNVPHPFHTHGHSFKIVATDGNPVPESAQLTKDTVLVAPGERYDIEFVANNPGVWMVHCHIENHADNGMMTVIQYEGAVPPGPLGENWDPTGEKTVPMHAPAVTGDNGMQMNHGTTHDAPAATSVASPEPFEVIESDTGTTVILSDNRFAPKSITVKAGTPLTFVNEGANWHSVAGADGAIDIPQLAAGQSESVVIDTPGTYNLVCKHHLLQGMTAKLIVTE